One Amorphoplanes digitatis genomic window carries:
- a CDS encoding Clp protease N-terminal domain-containing protein gives MSPDPFERYTHRVQRVVALAGDRARRPRREEIDTEHLLLAVVDAGDGTAAMALAALGVPLDDLRGRVPAHAGAGQGVPGKSVPLSAAASAVLDRARREADAMGHHYVGTDHLLLSLTAQPGSVAARVLAGIGVTGDHLRPEVARLLDAHPRARRTRDEPTYEQVIGGRRFAVPPAIGAHHRQAERLRDLLHRHGVTVDHPETDQHETAARRSPPAQEHLGT, from the coding sequence GTGAGCCCTGACCCGTTCGAGCGCTACACCCACCGCGTACAGCGGGTCGTGGCGCTGGCCGGCGACCGCGCCCGGCGGCCGCGCCGGGAGGAGATCGACACGGAGCACCTACTGCTGGCCGTCGTCGACGCGGGCGACGGCACGGCCGCGATGGCGCTGGCGGCGCTCGGCGTTCCGCTCGACGACCTCCGCGGCCGGGTGCCGGCCCACGCCGGCGCCGGTCAGGGCGTACCCGGCAAGTCCGTACCTTTGTCGGCTGCCGCGAGCGCCGTCCTCGACCGGGCGCGGCGCGAGGCCGACGCGATGGGCCACCACTACGTGGGTACCGATCATCTGCTGCTCTCCCTGACCGCCCAGCCCGGCAGCGTCGCCGCGCGGGTGCTCGCCGGGATCGGCGTCACCGGCGATCACCTCCGCCCGGAGGTGGCCCGCCTGCTCGACGCACACCCGCGGGCACGGCGGACCCGCGACGAACCGACATACGAGCAGGTCATCGGCGGACGCCGCTTCGCGGTGCCGCCCGCGATCGGCGCGCACCACCGCCAGGCGGAACGACTGCGCGATCTGCTGCACCGGCATGGCGTGACCGTCGACCACCCCGAGACCGACCAGCACGAGACCGCGGCTCGCCGGTCTCCTCCGGCCCAGGAACACCTCGGTACCTGA
- a CDS encoding YciI family protein, with product MKQYMLAVHSVAGAPTRSDADTQIAYAQTDKINNELQAAGAWVFGGGLLPPESATVVRVDDGRATMTDGPFAETKEQLGGFWVIQCADLDEALAWAEKCAQACMEPVEVRPFQGLPEN from the coding sequence ATGAAGCAGTACATGCTCGCCGTGCACAGCGTCGCGGGAGCGCCGACCAGGTCGGACGCGGACACCCAGATCGCGTACGCGCAGACCGACAAGATCAACAACGAGTTGCAGGCCGCCGGCGCCTGGGTCTTCGGCGGGGGCCTCCTGCCGCCGGAGAGCGCCACCGTCGTCCGGGTCGACGACGGCCGGGCCACCATGACCGACGGGCCGTTCGCCGAGACGAAGGAGCAGCTCGGCGGGTTCTGGGTGATCCAGTGCGCGGACCTGGACGAGGCGCTGGCCTGGGCGGAGAAGTGCGCGCAGGCCTGCATGGAGCCGGTCGAGGTGCGGCCGTTCCAGGGCCTGCCCGAGAACTGA
- the efeU gene encoding iron uptake transporter permease EfeU has translation MLATYLIGLREGLEATLVVTILVAFLVKADRKDRLPQVWAGVAAAVALSVGFGALLSYTSTTLLRDYDQRELFEAITSILAVAFVTWMIFWMRRAARSIAGDLRGKLADALAVGSIAVAVMAFLAVVREGLETSLIFYSAVQGAGVDGGPLYALLGGIASAVLLGYLMYATAVRINLTVFFTVTGVLLILVAAGILKYGVHDLQESGVLPGLNTLAYDISGTLDPSAWYTALVTGIFNITPTASVVEALAWVAFAVPVLFLFLRPTGSRPAAVPTTPASSPQP, from the coding sequence ATGCTCGCCACCTACCTGATCGGCCTACGCGAGGGACTCGAGGCCACCCTGGTGGTCACCATCCTGGTCGCGTTCCTGGTCAAGGCCGACCGCAAGGACCGTCTTCCCCAGGTCTGGGCCGGGGTGGCCGCCGCGGTCGCGCTCTCGGTCGGCTTCGGCGCCCTGCTCAGCTACACCTCCACCACCCTGCTGCGCGACTACGACCAGCGCGAGCTCTTCGAGGCGATCACCTCCATCCTGGCCGTCGCCTTCGTCACCTGGATGATCTTCTGGATGCGGCGGGCGGCCCGCTCGATCGCCGGTGACCTGCGCGGCAAGCTCGCCGACGCGCTCGCCGTCGGCTCGATCGCGGTGGCCGTGATGGCGTTCCTCGCGGTCGTCCGCGAGGGCCTCGAGACCTCACTGATCTTCTACTCGGCCGTGCAGGGCGCCGGCGTCGACGGCGGCCCGCTCTACGCGCTGCTCGGCGGGATCGCCAGCGCGGTCCTGCTCGGCTACCTGATGTACGCCACCGCGGTCCGGATCAACCTCACCGTCTTCTTCACGGTGACCGGCGTGCTGCTCATCCTCGTCGCCGCAGGCATCCTCAAGTACGGCGTGCACGACCTGCAGGAGTCCGGCGTACTGCCCGGGCTCAACACGCTGGCGTACGACATCAGCGGCACGCTCGACCCGTCCGCCTGGTACACGGCCCTGGTCACCGGCATCTTCAACATCACGCCGACGGCCAGCGTCGTCGAGGCGCTCGCCTGGGTCGCGTTCGCCGTACCCGTTCTCTTCCTCTTCCTGCGACCGACCGGCAGCAGGCCGGCCGCAGTGCCCACCACCCCGGCATCCTCGCCGCAGCCATAG
- a CDS encoding M48 family metalloprotease, with product MFDHFVWSVVICPVLVVVAIRYLADRLRPEIAATVLATSLTAAAAACLVTLAAFAVKALAELPAAGSLLRFSAGYVRADTAREPWVSWLCLAMVLAALAGIARVWRAHRRDTAYARRFTTLPAVDGRLVVIEDDRVEAFAVPGAGGRIVVTTGMRAALDDAQYAALLAHERAHLAAHHHRLVLLARLSAAVHPAFRLLTRKFDYLVERAADERAAAELDDRRAVAVAIGAAALVSDGGHGSLRMTPSREDLRRAGAVPRRVASLLAPRRTRSPLPLVVPAAVAAFSLAWTAECVYDLGELLLAAQR from the coding sequence GTGTTCGATCATTTCGTCTGGTCGGTGGTGATCTGCCCGGTCCTGGTCGTCGTGGCGATCCGCTACCTCGCCGACCGACTGCGGCCCGAGATCGCGGCGACCGTCCTGGCCACCTCCCTGACCGCCGCCGCGGCCGCCTGCCTGGTCACCCTCGCCGCGTTCGCGGTCAAGGCCCTCGCGGAGCTGCCGGCCGCCGGCAGCCTGCTGCGCTTCTCCGCCGGGTACGTGCGCGCCGACACCGCGCGCGAGCCGTGGGTGTCCTGGCTCTGCCTGGCGATGGTGCTCGCCGCTCTGGCCGGCATCGCCCGCGTGTGGCGCGCACACCGCCGCGACACCGCCTACGCCCGCCGCTTCACCACCCTGCCGGCCGTCGACGGCCGGCTCGTCGTCATCGAGGACGACCGGGTCGAGGCGTTCGCGGTGCCCGGCGCGGGCGGCCGGATCGTGGTCACCACGGGCATGCGGGCCGCCCTCGACGACGCGCAGTACGCGGCGCTGCTCGCGCACGAGCGGGCCCATCTGGCGGCACACCACCACCGGCTGGTGCTGCTCGCCCGGCTGTCGGCCGCCGTACACCCGGCCTTCCGCCTGCTCACCCGCAAGTTCGACTACCTCGTCGAGCGCGCCGCCGACGAACGCGCCGCCGCCGAGCTCGACGACCGCCGCGCGGTCGCGGTCGCCATCGGCGCGGCCGCCCTGGTCTCCGACGGCGGGCACGGCAGCCTGCGCATGACGCCGTCGCGGGAGGACCTGCGCCGGGCCGGCGCGGTCCCGCGCCGGGTCGCGTCCCTGCTGGCACCGCGCCGCACCCGTTCGCCGCTGCCGCTGGTGGTCCCGGCCGCGGTCGCGGCGTTCTCGCTCGCCTGGACCGCCGAGTGCGTCTACGACCTGGGTGAGCTGCTGCTCGCCGCGCAGCGGTAG
- a CDS encoding lactate racemase domain-containing protein: MTATIQAVRIGGADRVLTAREVADFIAERLAGLDADGRSVCVLVPDATRVCPLPLLVGAVHRALHGRVSRLTVLIALGTHGAMSAEALAAHVGTYPGVEVRNHEWWDPATFANLGTIPASRIEELSGGRMSGDVEVLLNRAVVEHDISLVVGPVLPHEVVGMSGGNKYFFPGVAGQGIIDVSHWLGALITSAEIIGTTGLTPVRALINDGAALIPAEKYAFSVVTAESAEGSGLHSISFGDCVSSWASAAEISAATHVTYLDRPYRRVLSLIPEMYDEIWTGAKGFYKVEPIVADDGEVILYAPHIREIATSHPQIHEIGYHCRDYFVKQWDAFAHVHWGVLAHSTHLRGAGTYDADTGVERPRVRVTLATGIPEEVCRAVNLGYLDPATIDIADYATDPDTLVVPRAGEVLFRLR, from the coding sequence ATGACAGCCACCATCCAGGCGGTCCGGATCGGGGGCGCGGACCGGGTGCTCACCGCCCGTGAGGTCGCCGACTTCATCGCGGAGCGGCTCGCCGGCCTCGACGCCGACGGTCGCAGCGTGTGCGTGCTCGTGCCGGACGCCACCCGGGTGTGCCCGCTGCCGCTGCTTGTCGGCGCCGTGCACCGGGCGCTGCACGGCCGGGTGTCGAGGCTGACTGTGCTGATCGCGCTCGGCACGCACGGCGCGATGAGCGCCGAGGCCCTGGCGGCGCACGTCGGCACCTATCCCGGCGTCGAGGTGCGCAACCACGAGTGGTGGGACCCCGCCACGTTCGCGAATCTGGGTACGATCCCGGCATCGCGGATCGAGGAGCTGTCCGGCGGCCGGATGAGCGGCGACGTCGAGGTGCTGCTCAACCGCGCGGTGGTCGAGCACGACATCTCCCTGGTGGTCGGGCCGGTGCTGCCGCACGAGGTGGTCGGCATGTCCGGCGGCAACAAGTACTTCTTCCCCGGCGTGGCCGGCCAGGGGATCATCGACGTCTCGCACTGGCTCGGCGCGCTGATCACCTCCGCCGAGATCATCGGAACGACCGGGCTCACCCCCGTGCGCGCCCTGATCAACGACGGCGCCGCGCTGATACCCGCCGAGAAGTACGCGTTCAGCGTGGTCACCGCCGAGAGCGCGGAGGGCAGCGGCCTGCACTCGATCTCGTTCGGCGACTGCGTCTCGTCCTGGGCGAGCGCCGCCGAGATCAGCGCCGCCACCCACGTCACCTACCTCGACCGTCCCTATCGCCGGGTGCTGTCGCTGATACCGGAGATGTACGACGAGATCTGGACCGGCGCCAAGGGCTTCTACAAGGTCGAGCCGATCGTCGCCGACGACGGCGAGGTGATCCTGTACGCGCCGCACATCCGCGAGATCGCCACCAGCCACCCGCAGATCCACGAGATCGGCTACCACTGCCGGGACTACTTCGTGAAGCAGTGGGACGCCTTCGCGCACGTGCACTGGGGAGTCCTCGCGCACTCGACCCACCTGCGCGGCGCGGGCACCTACGACGCGGACACCGGCGTGGAGCGGCCGCGGGTCCGCGTCACGCTGGCGACCGGCATCCCGGAGGAGGTCTGCCGCGCGGTGAACCTCGGCTACCTCGACCCCGCGACGATCGACATCGCGGACTACGCCACCGATCCGGACACGCTCGTCGTCCCGCGCGCGGGGGAGGTCCTGTTCCGCCTGCGCTGA
- a CDS encoding extracellular catalytic domain type 1 short-chain-length polyhydroxyalkanoate depolymerase: MGRTLGQHFAAALLAAVAVAGVPSPASAATLDQVASFGSNPGNLAMYAYRPDGLPAGAPAVVLLHGCTQNAAGYFARSGWRTFADRWRFALVLPEQRPGNNANSCFNWFETGDTRRDAGEALSVRQMVGHAVAAYGVDAGRVFVSGLSAGGAMSAVMLATYPDVFAAGSVVAGLPYRCATSLSTALTCQYVPPNRSPGSWGDLVRAAYPGYAGPRPRVAIWHGQSDYAVAPANGAELRDQFTDVLGVPDRPTATSALPGGTTLEVYGTDQVRLYRIAGMGHGLPVDPGTAPDQCGTAAPYFLDTICSAYHDAVFFGLAAG, translated from the coding sequence ATGGGACGGACGCTGGGTCAACACTTCGCCGCGGCGCTGCTCGCCGCCGTCGCCGTCGCCGGCGTGCCCTCGCCCGCCTCGGCGGCCACCCTCGACCAGGTGGCGTCGTTCGGCTCCAACCCGGGCAACCTGGCGATGTACGCCTACCGCCCCGACGGCCTGCCGGCCGGCGCGCCGGCCGTCGTGCTGCTGCACGGCTGCACGCAGAACGCCGCCGGCTACTTCGCCCGGTCCGGCTGGCGGACGTTCGCCGACCGGTGGCGCTTCGCGCTGGTGCTGCCGGAGCAGCGGCCGGGCAACAACGCCAACTCCTGCTTCAACTGGTTCGAGACCGGCGACACCCGCCGGGACGCCGGCGAGGCGCTGTCGGTACGCCAGATGGTCGGCCACGCCGTCGCGGCGTACGGCGTCGACGCGGGCCGGGTCTTCGTGTCGGGCCTGTCCGCGGGCGGCGCGATGAGCGCGGTGATGCTCGCGACCTACCCGGACGTGTTCGCCGCGGGTTCGGTGGTCGCCGGGCTGCCGTACCGCTGCGCGACCTCGCTGAGCACGGCCCTCACCTGCCAGTACGTGCCGCCGAACCGGTCACCCGGGTCCTGGGGCGACCTCGTCCGGGCCGCCTATCCGGGCTACGCCGGGCCGCGGCCGCGGGTGGCAATCTGGCACGGACAGTCGGACTACGCGGTGGCACCGGCGAACGGCGCCGAACTACGCGACCAGTTCACCGACGTGCTCGGCGTCCCCGACCGGCCGACCGCCACCTCGGCGCTACCCGGCGGCACGACGCTCGAGGTGTACGGCACTGACCAGGTCCGGCTCTACCGGATCGCCGGGATGGGGCACGGCCTGCCGGTCGACCCGGGCACCGCGCCCGACCAGTGCGGCACCGCGGCGCCGTACTTCCTGGACACGATCTGCTCGGCGTACCACGACGCCGTCTTCTTCGGCCTCGCCGCCGGGTGA
- a CDS encoding VOC family protein, which produces MARYPQLLHAVLETVRPRELAEFYRRLIGLRYRPGDEPPADDSADDPEWLVLVDSGGARRLAVLHVDRLPPLADRQPRTTWPQHDFPWQSHVDLTVPDLAELRRQRGRAKALGAELLHDQAGSHAEPMYAFADPTGHPFCIFVA; this is translated from the coding sequence GTGGCGAGGTACCCCCAGCTGTTGCACGCCGTTCTCGAGACCGTGAGACCGCGGGAACTCGCCGAGTTCTACCGGCGGCTCATCGGGCTGCGCTACCGGCCCGGTGACGAACCGCCCGCGGACGATTCCGCCGACGATCCCGAATGGCTCGTGCTCGTGGACTCCGGCGGAGCGCGGAGGCTCGCCGTCCTGCACGTCGATCGGCTGCCGCCGCTGGCCGACCGCCAGCCCCGCACGACCTGGCCGCAGCACGACTTCCCGTGGCAGTCGCACGTCGACCTCACGGTCCCGGACCTCGCCGAGCTGCGGCGCCAACGCGGCAGGGCGAAGGCCCTCGGCGCGGAACTACTGCACGATCAGGCCGGCAGCCACGCCGAGCCGATGTACGCGTTCGCGGATCCGACGGGTCACCCGTTCTGCATCTTCGTTGCATAA
- a CDS encoding BlaI/MecI/CopY family transcriptional regulator, protein MPPEDETSARRPAGALESEVLRALVSAASPLTPRDVLDRLPAPLSYSTVVTVLTRMHAKGMVARYREGRAFRYAPLTDEASVAAERMSAALGTGTDRATVLRRFVAGLKPGDEELLRRLLGDDV, encoded by the coding sequence GTGCCGCCCGAAGACGAGACCTCGGCGCGCCGGCCGGCCGGCGCCCTCGAATCGGAGGTGCTGCGCGCGCTCGTCTCCGCGGCCTCGCCGCTCACCCCGCGCGACGTGCTCGACCGGTTGCCGGCGCCGCTGTCGTACAGCACGGTGGTGACGGTGCTGACCCGCATGCACGCCAAGGGGATGGTGGCCCGCTACCGCGAGGGGCGCGCGTTCCGGTACGCGCCGCTCACCGACGAGGCCTCGGTCGCCGCCGAGCGGATGAGCGCCGCGCTCGGCACCGGGACGGACCGGGCGACGGTGCTGCGCCGGTTTGTGGCCGGGCTGAAGCCGGGCGACGAGGAGCTGCTGCGCCGGCTGCTCGGCGACGACGTCTAG
- the efeO gene encoding iron uptake system protein EfeO — protein MRRSPRLLALVTAGSLGASLAACGSGEDTPAPAGGPIAVQATDTSCEVARTSTEAGTSVFAITNKGQKVTEFYVYAPGDRVMAEVENVAPGLSRNLHVELPAGTYETACKPGMIGKGIRGQFTVAGSAAPLTDDAALLAATESYSRYVKSQTGALLERTTEFVAAVKAGDVAKAKELFPIARTYWERIEPVAEIFGDLDPRIDGREEVTEEGLKFGGFHRIEKDLWIDGSAAKSGPIADQLLTDVKEIVQKANAEKLSPLQLANGAKALLDEVAAGKITGEEDRYSHTDLWDFNANVEGSKAAIAALRPVLQERDPALVKTLDTEFANVDATLGKHRAGDAWKLHTELSKADLKELSDAINALAEPISQVAAVVAKKKA, from the coding sequence GTGCGTAGATCCCCCCGTCTGCTCGCCCTCGTGACCGCCGGGTCGCTCGGCGCGTCACTCGCCGCGTGCGGCTCCGGCGAGGACACCCCGGCGCCCGCCGGCGGCCCGATCGCCGTGCAGGCCACCGACACCAGCTGCGAGGTGGCCAGGACCTCCACGGAGGCCGGCACCAGCGTCTTCGCCATCACCAACAAGGGGCAGAAGGTCACCGAGTTCTACGTGTACGCCCCCGGCGACCGGGTGATGGCCGAGGTGGAGAACGTCGCGCCGGGCCTGTCCCGCAACCTGCACGTCGAGCTGCCCGCCGGCACCTACGAGACCGCCTGCAAGCCCGGCATGATCGGCAAGGGCATCCGCGGCCAGTTCACCGTCGCCGGCTCGGCCGCGCCGCTGACCGACGACGCCGCGCTGCTCGCCGCGACCGAGAGCTACTCGCGGTACGTGAAGAGCCAGACCGGCGCGCTGCTGGAACGCACCACCGAGTTCGTCGCCGCGGTCAAGGCCGGCGACGTGGCCAAGGCCAAGGAGCTCTTCCCGATCGCGCGGACCTACTGGGAGCGGATCGAGCCGGTCGCCGAGATCTTCGGTGACCTCGACCCGCGCATCGACGGCCGCGAGGAGGTCACCGAGGAGGGCCTGAAGTTCGGCGGCTTCCACCGCATCGAGAAGGACCTCTGGATCGACGGGAGCGCGGCCAAGTCCGGCCCGATCGCCGACCAGCTGCTGACCGACGTCAAGGAGATCGTGCAGAAGGCCAACGCCGAGAAGCTGTCGCCGTTGCAGCTGGCCAACGGCGCCAAGGCCCTGCTCGACGAGGTCGCCGCCGGGAAGATCACCGGCGAGGAGGACCGCTACTCGCACACCGACCTGTGGGACTTCAACGCCAACGTGGAGGGCTCCAAGGCGGCGATCGCCGCGCTGCGGCCGGTCCTCCAGGAGCGCGACCCGGCGCTGGTCAAGACCCTCGACACCGAGTTCGCCAACGTCGACGCCACCCTCGGCAAGCACCGCGCCGGCGACGCCTGGAAGCTGCACACCGAGCTCAGCAAGGCCGACCTCAAGGAACTCTCGGACGCCATCAACGCGCTCGCCGAGCCGATCAGCCAGGTGGCCGCCGTGGTCGCCAAGAAGAAAGCCTAG
- a CDS encoding RNA polymerase sigma factor, whose protein sequence is MDLGLVYREEYGRCVATLVRLLGDINLAEEAVQDAFAVAVEKWETLPPNPGAWIVTTARNRAIDRLRRESTREARHAQALLLYQKDEPGEVGPVKDDQLRLIFTCCHPALAPDARTALTLRLLAGLEVPEIARAYLVPEPTIAQRIVRAKKKIRDAHIPYRVPRAEELPDRLPPVLTVLYLMFNEGYTATTGTLIRTDLCAEAIRLARELAALMPDEFEALGLLALLLLTEARRPARLGPAGELILLADQDRSLWDRALIAEGHDLVRRCLRRNRPGPYQIQAAINAVHTDGAATDWSQVLALYDQLWPLMPTPIVALNRAVAVAEVHGPAVALAVLDDVDIPGYHRLPATRADLLVRLGRDAEAAAAYDQAIALAGNETERDFLLARRAGLHR, encoded by the coding sequence ATGGACCTGGGACTCGTCTACCGCGAGGAGTACGGCCGCTGCGTCGCGACGCTGGTCCGCCTCCTCGGCGACATCAACCTCGCCGAGGAGGCCGTGCAGGACGCGTTCGCGGTGGCCGTCGAGAAGTGGGAGACGCTCCCGCCGAACCCCGGCGCCTGGATCGTGACCACCGCCCGCAACCGGGCCATCGACCGGCTGCGCCGGGAGTCGACCCGCGAGGCCCGGCACGCGCAGGCGCTGCTGCTGTATCAGAAGGACGAGCCCGGGGAGGTGGGACCGGTGAAGGACGACCAGCTCCGGCTCATCTTCACCTGCTGCCACCCGGCGCTGGCGCCCGACGCGCGCACCGCGCTCACGCTGCGCCTGCTCGCCGGGCTCGAGGTTCCGGAGATCGCCCGGGCGTACCTGGTGCCGGAGCCGACCATCGCGCAGCGGATCGTGCGCGCCAAGAAGAAGATCCGGGACGCGCACATCCCCTACCGGGTGCCCCGCGCCGAGGAGCTGCCGGACCGGCTGCCGCCGGTGCTGACCGTGCTCTACCTGATGTTCAACGAGGGGTACACGGCCACCACGGGAACCCTGATCCGCACGGACCTGTGCGCGGAGGCGATCCGGCTCGCCCGGGAACTCGCCGCGCTGATGCCCGACGAGTTCGAGGCCCTCGGCCTGCTCGCCCTGCTGCTGCTCACCGAGGCGCGCCGGCCGGCCCGGCTCGGCCCGGCCGGCGAGCTGATCCTGCTCGCGGACCAGGACCGCTCGCTGTGGGACCGGGCCCTCATCGCCGAGGGACACGATCTGGTACGCCGCTGCCTGCGCCGCAACCGGCCGGGCCCGTACCAGATCCAGGCCGCGATCAACGCCGTGCACACCGACGGCGCCGCCACCGACTGGTCGCAGGTCCTGGCCCTTTACGACCAGCTCTGGCCCCTGATGCCGACCCCGATCGTCGCGCTCAACCGGGCGGTCGCGGTCGCCGAGGTGCACGGGCCCGCGGTGGCCCTCGCCGTGCTGGACGATGTGGATATTCCGGGCTACCACCGGCTGCCCGCCACCCGGGCCGACCTGCTGGTCAGGCTCGGGCGCGATGCGGAGGCCGCGGCCGCCTACGACCAGGCGATCGCACTGGCCGGCAACGAGACCGAGCGCGACTTCCTGCTGGCCCGCCGGGCCGGGCTCCACCGATGA
- the efeB gene encoding iron uptake transporter deferrochelatase/peroxidase subunit, translated as MAKISRRRALTLAGVGAAGIAGTGAAALRFTADANAGANPDPVTGAVAFTGAHQAGIVTPAQDRLHFVAFDVITKDRDRLIRLLKEWTAAAARMTAGQDAGEIGAVAGIPEAPPDDTGEAIGLPPCALTITVGFGPTLFRGADGRDRFGLAARRPAALEPLPRFTGDTLDEALSGGDIGIQACANDPQVAVHAIRNLARIGMGTVSVRWSQLGFGRTSSTSTAQATPRNLFGFKDGTRNLKAEQEELLREHLWVQPGDGPDWMAGGSYLVTRKIRMLVETWDRSPLAEQETIIGRHKGSGAPLGLSDEFEEPDFTAVGADGEPLIPTTAHARLAHPDANKGARILRRGYNFVDGSDGLGRLNAGLFFIGYQRDPRTGFIPVQRSLAAQDEMNEYVRHVSSGLFACPPGVTGPDDHWGSALFA; from the coding sequence ATGGCGAAGATCTCCCGGCGGCGCGCACTCACCCTGGCCGGCGTGGGCGCCGCCGGGATCGCCGGCACCGGCGCGGCGGCGCTGCGCTTCACCGCCGACGCCAACGCCGGCGCCAACCCCGATCCGGTCACCGGCGCGGTGGCGTTCACCGGTGCGCACCAGGCCGGCATCGTCACCCCGGCGCAGGACCGGCTGCACTTCGTCGCGTTCGACGTCATCACCAAGGACCGCGACCGGCTGATCCGCCTGCTCAAGGAGTGGACGGCCGCCGCGGCCCGGATGACCGCCGGCCAGGACGCCGGCGAGATCGGCGCGGTCGCCGGCATCCCCGAGGCGCCGCCGGACGACACCGGCGAGGCGATCGGCCTGCCGCCGTGCGCCCTGACCATCACCGTCGGCTTCGGCCCGACCCTGTTCCGCGGCGCCGACGGCCGGGACCGCTTCGGGCTGGCCGCCCGGCGGCCCGCGGCGCTCGAGCCGCTGCCCCGGTTCACCGGCGACACCCTCGACGAGGCGCTCTCCGGCGGCGACATCGGCATTCAGGCCTGCGCCAACGACCCGCAGGTCGCGGTGCACGCCATTCGCAACCTGGCCCGCATCGGCATGGGCACGGTCAGCGTCCGCTGGTCGCAGCTCGGCTTCGGGCGTACCTCGTCGACCTCCACCGCCCAGGCCACCCCGCGCAACCTGTTCGGCTTCAAGGACGGCACCCGCAACCTGAAGGCCGAGCAGGAGGAGCTGCTCCGCGAGCACCTGTGGGTGCAGCCCGGCGACGGTCCGGACTGGATGGCCGGCGGCTCCTACCTGGTCACCCGCAAGATCCGCATGCTGGTCGAGACGTGGGACCGCTCGCCGCTCGCGGAGCAGGAGACGATCATCGGCCGGCACAAGGGCTCCGGCGCGCCCCTCGGCCTCAGCGACGAGTTCGAGGAGCCCGACTTCACCGCGGTCGGCGCGGACGGCGAGCCGCTGATCCCCACCACCGCCCACGCCAGGCTCGCCCACCCCGACGCCAACAAGGGCGCCCGGATCCTGCGGCGCGGGTACAACTTCGTCGACGGATCCGACGGGCTCGGCCGGCTCAACGCCGGGCTGTTCTTCATCGGCTACCAGCGCGACCCGCGCACCGGGTTCATCCCGGTCCAGCGCAGCCTCGCCGCCCAGGACGAGATGAACGAGTACGTCCGCCACGTCTCCAGCGGACTCTTCGCCTGCCCGCCCGGCGTCACCGGCCCCGACGACCACTGGGGCAGCGCCCTGTTCGCGTGA
- a CDS encoding arginase family protein translates to MTTILVPYHHDEPLPDGGIDVRADVTVHPDFPDAGRWERLTALCAATADAVAPVVASGAVPTVLSGDCLVLSGTLAGAQRGGADPAVVWFDAHGDLHTLETTTSGYLGGLSLRLALGAHSDLWSGPLGLRPVTPERAVLVDARDLDPAEADFLAAPGSVRRIPVDEVDGDTVPDGPLVLHVDVDVVDPADLPGLLFPAPGGPPASAVVAACRRLLATGRVVAVDIACPWHPAADDAERAGRAALLAELTAPR, encoded by the coding sequence ATGACGACGATCCTGGTGCCGTACCACCATGACGAGCCGCTGCCGGACGGCGGCATCGACGTGCGGGCGGACGTCACGGTCCACCCCGACTTCCCCGACGCCGGCCGCTGGGAGCGGCTGACCGCGCTGTGCGCGGCGACCGCCGACGCGGTCGCGCCGGTGGTGGCGTCCGGCGCCGTGCCGACCGTGCTGTCCGGCGACTGCCTGGTGCTCTCCGGCACGCTCGCGGGAGCCCAGCGCGGCGGGGCCGACCCGGCGGTCGTCTGGTTCGACGCGCACGGCGACCTGCACACCCTGGAGACCACGACGTCGGGCTACCTGGGCGGGCTGTCCCTGCGGCTGGCGCTGGGCGCGCACTCCGACCTGTGGTCCGGGCCGCTTGGGCTGCGTCCGGTGACGCCGGAACGTGCCGTCCTGGTGGACGCGCGCGACCTGGACCCGGCGGAGGCCGACTTCCTGGCCGCGCCCGGGTCCGTCCGGCGGATTCCGGTGGACGAGGTCGACGGGGACACCGTGCCGGACGGGCCGCTGGTGCTGCACGTCGACGTGGACGTGGTGGACCCGGCCGACCTGCCCGGGCTGCTTTTCCCCGCGCCCGGCGGGCCACCGGCGAGCGCGGTGGTCGCCGCCTGCCGCCGGCTGCTGGCGACCGGCCGGGTGGTCGCCGTGGACATCGCCTGTCCGTGGCATCCGGCCGCCGACGACGCCGAGCGGGCCGGCCGCGCCGCCCTGCTCGCCGAGCTCACCGCACCGCGCTGA